From a single Deltaproteobacteria bacterium IMCC39524 genomic region:
- a CDS encoding tetratricopeptide repeat protein, giving the protein MKKIALLLVLLMGGLPMAYAEHSDGYVKAEKAFNAGDYQTAIQFWSEEAENGEVSAMEILGSLYAYGKSDIQDYARAAKWLKMAAKKGSANSQYSLGKLYYAGLGVEKSFVHSYAWWLVSSAEGNTGAKKMLKEIKGQLTPEDIELAKQLVFEILQDLSN; this is encoded by the coding sequence ATGAAAAAGATTGCTCTCTTATTGGTACTGCTAATGGGTGGGCTTCCAATGGCCTATGCAGAACACTCTGATGGATACGTTAAGGCGGAGAAAGCATTTAATGCTGGAGACTATCAAACCGCAATTCAATTTTGGTCAGAAGAGGCTGAAAATGGTGAAGTGAGTGCTATGGAAATCCTTGGGTCCTTATATGCATACGGTAAAAGTGATATCCAAGATTATGCTAGAGCTGCTAAATGGTTAAAGATGGCCGCTAAAAAGGGGAGTGCAAACTCCCAGTACAGCCTTGGAAAGTTATACTATGCGGGGCTCGGGGTTGAGAAAAGTTTTGTACATTCATACGCATGGTGGTTGGTCTCTAGTGCTGAAGGGAATACTGGTGCCAAAAAAATGCTAAAGGAGATAAAAGGTCAATTAACACCAGAAGATATTGAGTTGGCGAAGCAATTGGTTTTTGAAATCCTGCAAGACCTGTCAAACTAG
- a CDS encoding ferritin family protein, with protein sequence MDSARTSIKTLEAVIDLAIAMESHGRKYYANERDKATDPKCKEFFAWLVEQEDDHHQTYLHLIENSSFAEISPEELSGGYGHFIQQLVKEVTESLKESENLSIDKTIEKSIFFEESVIEYFEKVMSLFPEEQAKVIQIICDEEQEHIEALNQYKTDKII encoded by the coding sequence ATGGACTCTGCCAGAACAAGCATAAAAACTCTTGAGGCCGTAATAGATCTTGCAATAGCAATGGAAAGTCATGGCCGAAAGTATTACGCAAATGAACGTGACAAAGCTACAGATCCTAAATGTAAAGAGTTCTTCGCCTGGCTGGTTGAACAGGAAGATGACCACCACCAAACCTATCTACATTTAATTGAAAACAGCTCCTTTGCTGAAATATCACCAGAGGAACTATCCGGAGGGTATGGCCACTTCATACAACAGTTGGTCAAAGAGGTAACTGAATCACTCAAAGAAAGCGAAAATCTATCTATAGATAAGACCATTGAAAAGTCTATCTTTTTTGAAGAAAGCGTCATTGAGTACTTCGAAAAAGTGATGTCTTTATTCCCAGAAGAGCAAGCTAAGGTTATTCAGATAATCTGTGACGAAGAGCAAGAGCATATAGAAGCACTAAATCAATATAAAACCGATAAGATCATCTAG
- a CDS encoding putative metal-binding motif-containing protein, whose protein sequence is MKKMLTITLTVFLCVTFMVTIAQARRSMLSGVNDTCGASYNCGLCHVDPKGGGPLTSGGDGYFTSGNDSCYFCPDVCGGGSCTDADADNYFAESNCGTSVDCVDSNSAINPGAIEVCDDGIDNDCDGKSDCADNECDAQCPSTSPEVCNDGVDNDGDRKVDCGDRDCRKDPACTDGGSTGGSEGKGKTCSDGQDNDGDGAVDCADSDCASSRACG, encoded by the coding sequence ATGAAGAAGATGCTGACGATTACCTTAACAGTTTTTCTCTGCGTTACGTTCATGGTTACTATCGCACAGGCTCGCAGAAGTATGCTAAGTGGTGTCAATGATACTTGCGGCGCAAGCTATAATTGCGGTCTTTGTCACGTTGACCCCAAGGGTGGCGGTCCGTTGACTTCTGGTGGTGATGGTTATTTTACCTCAGGTAATGACTCTTGTTATTTCTGTCCTGATGTGTGCGGTGGTGGTAGCTGTACCGACGCTGATGCTGATAATTACTTTGCGGAAAGTAACTGCGGAACGAGCGTTGATTGTGTTGATTCTAATTCCGCTATCAATCCAGGTGCAATCGAAGTCTGTGATGATGGAATCGATAATGACTGTGACGGCAAGAGTGATTGTGCTGACAATGAGTGTGATGCGCAATGCCCCTCTACCTCTCCTGAAGTCTGCAATGACGGCGTAGACAACGATGGCGATCGTAAAGTTGATTGCGGCGATCGTGACTGCCGCAAGGATCCGGCTTGCACCGACGGTGGGAGCACGGGCGGTTCCGAAGGCAAGGGTAAAACCTGCTCTGATGGCCAGGACAACGACGGTGACGGCGCTGTCGACTGTGCAGACTCGGACTGCGCTTCCAGCCGCGCTTGCGGATAA
- a CDS encoding diguanylate cyclase, which translates to MRSDTILIATANDVVRQGIKEALGGNYALVYAKHGFEAVRITDSTRPTLIIIDIEIPGLSGIDFCRRMKATKHTKDIPVILLSSHTDKEDVIFGLQAGADDYLTKPINPAEVLVRVDAHLNHTKFLDDLEPRDLKLLLELSNSISVLRNPMKILQQVVENVADIVGVERCSIVSINNANEFTVKASNDLDGHEEIKLQLDGYPEIRKAYETRSAVVVNDTTIDPLMDTVRSQIKKRGLNSIFVVPIIKKESVIGSLFLGTATKLQDGISDRVYKLCHLIANISANALENAVLFESMTTAKDVFEEVVTRDDLTRLYTHKHFYAQLEKEFSRTMRYKLALSLIVFNIDAFSRINSKYGHMIGDEVLKQVGRLIRSVVRDIDVAARYSGDEFALLLPNTDKDGAAILAQRISDLISEFDYDVLTKENVTVSIGVSTCIGNSAQTFDQLVEWAKQSMAKAKSNGVGKIVVHDQI; encoded by the coding sequence ATGAGGTCAGATACAATTTTAATCGCTACGGCGAATGATGTCGTTCGCCAAGGGATTAAAGAGGCATTGGGGGGAAATTACGCTTTGGTCTATGCAAAACATGGCTTCGAAGCGGTAAGGATTACGGATTCCACAAGACCAACACTCATAATAATTGATATTGAGATTCCTGGGCTTAGCGGTATCGACTTTTGTAGAAGGATGAAAGCAACTAAGCATACCAAAGACATCCCGGTTATTCTTCTTTCCTCTCATACTGACAAAGAGGATGTGATCTTTGGCCTGCAAGCTGGTGCTGACGATTACCTTACCAAACCAATCAACCCCGCTGAAGTTTTAGTCAGAGTTGATGCACACCTCAATCACACAAAATTTTTGGACGATCTGGAACCGAGAGACTTAAAACTTCTTCTTGAACTATCTAACTCCATATCTGTTTTGCGTAACCCAATGAAAATCTTGCAGCAAGTCGTTGAAAACGTTGCTGATATCGTAGGTGTAGAACGTTGCTCAATTGTGAGCATTAACAATGCCAATGAGTTTACGGTGAAGGCAAGCAATGATTTGGATGGGCATGAGGAAATCAAACTGCAACTGGATGGTTACCCTGAGATACGCAAAGCATATGAAACGCGTAGTGCCGTCGTCGTGAATGACACCACCATTGACCCACTCATGGACACGGTTCGTTCTCAAATCAAAAAGCGTGGTCTCAACTCAATTTTCGTTGTTCCTATTATAAAAAAAGAGAGTGTGATTGGATCATTGTTTCTGGGAACAGCAACAAAGCTTCAGGATGGCATTTCTGACCGTGTCTACAAACTCTGTCACTTGATTGCCAATATTTCCGCAAATGCTCTGGAGAATGCAGTTCTCTTCGAGTCAATGACTACGGCTAAAGACGTTTTCGAAGAGGTTGTGACTCGTGATGACTTGACCAGACTCTACACGCATAAGCACTTTTATGCTCAACTTGAAAAAGAGTTTTCTCGAACTATGCGCTATAAATTGGCTCTGTCATTAATAGTATTCAATATTGACGCTTTCAGTAGGATCAACAGTAAATATGGACACATGATCGGTGACGAAGTACTTAAGCAGGTTGGGCGACTGATAAGAAGTGTCGTTCGTGACATTGATGTTGCAGCACGCTACAGTGGTGACGAGTTTGCCCTGTTGTTACCCAACACTGACAAGGATGGCGCTGCAATACTAGCGCAGCGCATCAGCGACCTCATCAGTGAATTTGATTATGACGTACTTACAAAAGAAAACGTTACGGTCAGTATTGGTGTTTCAACATGCATAGGCAACAGCGCACAAACCTTCGACCAACTAGTCGAATGGGCCAAGCAGTCTATGGCCAAGGCAAAATCAAACGGAGTCGGGAAAATTGTGGTTCATGACCAAATTTAA
- a CDS encoding SLC13 family permease, which yields MYNLPLPPSPHATAVLALAVFALFLFTRKNLPLETASFIILISLALGFELIPFQVNGETLHADIFFHGFGHEALVAVCALMIAGQGVVRTGALEPVGRGLASLWKISPAASLLLTLLVAAFISAFINNVPVVVLLLPILISVSIRTKIKSSTVLMPMGFATMLGGTCTTIGTSTNLLVVSVAADMGLNRMEMFDFLIPAAISGGIGILYLWLIVPRIMPERKLTLADASPRIFSAHLAIREESSIIGKTLAEAIKKVGGGMKVKGIRRRNDNLIMPLPSVILKVGDQLIIRDTPERLKEIEAVLEGALYQDEVLDNPVDADHPLKAEDQQIAEIAVIQGSHLRGKTFSEIRFADRYGTIILAIHRAGKRLQKGLDSISDIRLQSGDILLVQGPREQITKLKQEKDLLVLDATMDLPYTQKAPLALLIMLAIIFTAAFGWLPIATSASCGALLMIIFGCLSWNDATKALSTQVIMIVVSSLALGSALLKTGGADYLAQLFLSLSGDASPTFMLSGLMLLMAILTNAVSNNATAVMGTPIAISIATQMGQPAEPFVLAVLFGANMSFATPMAYKTNLLVMNAGEYTFNDFLRIGIPLVLILWGALSWLLPTLYGF from the coding sequence ATGTACAACCTTCCTCTTCCTCCTAGCCCGCATGCCACGGCAGTGCTTGCCCTGGCAGTTTTCGCCTTGTTCCTGTTTACCCGGAAAAACCTTCCGCTGGAGACGGCAAGCTTTATCATCCTGATTTCCCTGGCCTTGGGTTTTGAGCTTATCCCGTTTCAGGTCAATGGAGAAACTCTGCATGCTGACATTTTTTTCCACGGCTTCGGTCACGAAGCTCTGGTGGCGGTTTGTGCCCTGATGATTGCCGGTCAGGGCGTTGTTCGAACCGGAGCCCTGGAGCCGGTAGGCCGAGGCCTTGCCAGTTTGTGGAAAATCAGCCCGGCCGCCTCTTTACTGCTCACCCTTCTGGTCGCTGCTTTCATCAGCGCCTTTATCAATAACGTTCCCGTCGTTGTCCTGCTTCTGCCGATTCTGATCAGTGTCTCCATCCGCACCAAGATCAAGTCCTCAACGGTGCTCATGCCTATGGGGTTTGCAACCATGCTGGGCGGAACCTGTACGACCATCGGTACCTCGACCAATCTTCTGGTGGTATCCGTTGCCGCCGACATGGGTCTAAACCGAATGGAAATGTTTGACTTTCTGATCCCGGCGGCTATCTCCGGTGGAATCGGGATCCTCTACCTCTGGCTGATCGTTCCACGGATCATGCCGGAGCGGAAACTGACCCTGGCAGACGCGTCACCACGGATTTTTTCTGCACACCTGGCGATTCGTGAAGAGAGCTCAATCATTGGAAAAACTCTTGCGGAGGCCATAAAGAAGGTCGGCGGAGGAATGAAGGTTAAGGGCATCAGGCGCCGCAACGACAATCTCATCATGCCGCTTCCCAGCGTAATCCTGAAGGTCGGGGATCAACTGATTATTCGCGACACTCCGGAACGGCTAAAAGAGATCGAAGCTGTGCTGGAGGGGGCCCTTTACCAGGATGAAGTCCTTGACAACCCCGTGGATGCTGATCATCCGCTTAAGGCAGAGGATCAACAGATTGCCGAAATTGCGGTCATTCAAGGTTCACATTTGCGGGGAAAAACCTTCAGTGAGATACGATTTGCAGACCGTTACGGGACTATCATTCTTGCTATCCACAGAGCAGGCAAGCGCCTGCAGAAGGGGCTCGACTCGATCAGCGATATCCGCCTGCAGTCAGGCGATATCCTCTTGGTCCAGGGACCACGCGAACAGATTACCAAGCTGAAACAAGAAAAAGACCTCTTGGTCCTTGATGCGACCATGGACCTTCCCTACACGCAGAAAGCGCCTCTGGCGCTGCTGATCATGCTGGCGATTATTTTCACTGCGGCCTTCGGCTGGTTACCGATCGCGACCAGCGCATCGTGCGGCGCCCTGCTCATGATTATCTTCGGTTGTCTGAGCTGGAACGACGCGACCAAAGCCCTGAGCACACAGGTGATCATGATTGTTGTATCGAGTCTGGCGCTTGGCTCAGCGCTACTGAAAACAGGGGGCGCTGATTATCTGGCGCAATTGTTTCTGAGCCTTTCGGGAGATGCATCACCCACTTTCATGCTCAGCGGCTTGATGCTGCTGATGGCCATCCTGACCAACGCCGTCTCCAATAACGCAACGGCCGTCATGGGCACGCCCATTGCCATTTCCATTGCCACCCAGATGGGGCAACCGGCCGAACCTTTTGTACTCGCAGTGCTTTTCGGGGCCAACATGAGTTTTGCCACGCCAATGGCCTACAAGACGAATCTTCTGGTTATGAACGCAGGTGAATATACCTTCAATGATTTTCTTCGTATCGGTATCCCCTTGGTTCTGATTCTCTGGGGAGCCTTGTCCTGGCTTTTGCCAACCCTGTACGGATTTTGA
- a CDS encoding ABC transporter ATP-binding protein: protein MSTLIEAVQLCKEFAGFTAVDDLSFTVSRGEVLGFLGPNGAGKSTTMKMLTGFLPPTSGAAAICGIDVAKNPVEAKSRIGYLPEGAPLYPEMTPATLLGFIADIRGLKNQEKSKRLEELAEVVQLKDVWRQPIETLSKGFKRRVGLAQAILHDPEVLILDEPTDGLDPNQKKEVRSLVKQMSEEKAIIISTHILEEVDAICTRALIINRGHLIIDDSPERIRGNYQNMEQAFHALTNPQGVAA from the coding sequence ATGTCGACTCTGATCGAAGCGGTACAGCTATGCAAAGAATTTGCTGGCTTTACTGCAGTTGATGACCTCTCCTTCACCGTTTCAAGGGGAGAGGTCCTGGGTTTTCTCGGGCCAAACGGGGCGGGGAAATCGACAACGATGAAAATGCTAACTGGCTTTTTACCGCCGACTTCCGGTGCCGCTGCCATTTGTGGCATTGACGTTGCCAAAAACCCTGTAGAAGCCAAATCCAGAATTGGCTATCTCCCTGAAGGGGCTCCCCTCTACCCTGAAATGACGCCGGCAACCTTACTCGGCTTTATTGCAGACATTCGTGGGCTGAAGAATCAAGAGAAAAGCAAGCGCCTTGAAGAGCTCGCTGAAGTTGTGCAACTCAAAGACGTTTGGCGTCAGCCGATTGAAACTCTCTCTAAAGGTTTCAAGCGAAGAGTCGGATTAGCACAGGCCATACTGCATGATCCAGAAGTCCTGATCCTGGACGAACCAACTGATGGCCTGGACCCGAATCAAAAAAAAGAAGTTCGTAGTCTCGTCAAGCAGATGTCAGAGGAAAAGGCCATTATTATTTCCACCCATATTCTTGAAGAAGTTGATGCTATCTGTACAAGAGCATTGATTATCAATCGAGGGCACCTAATCATTGATGACAGCCCAGAGAGAATTCGTGGCAATTATCAAAACATGGAACAGGCCTTCCATGCTCTGACCAATCCTCAAGGAGTAGCAGCATGA
- a CDS encoding ABC transporter permease, with protein MKQVKHIFLRELRAYFATPLAYVFVVIFLALMGAFTFYLGGFFERGQADLQSFFVWHPWLYLFLVPALGMRLWAEENKTGTIELLLTQPVSIVEVMSGKFFAAWTMIALSLGLTFPIWLTVNILGSPDNGVIFSAYLGSLLMAAAFLAVSTAFSAITSNQVIAFILSIVCCFVFLLSGYPLVLDSFRGWLPDVAVSAISYLSFLRHFDSSLKGMLDLRSIVFFITFSFLWLWIGTRIVACKRA; from the coding sequence ATGAAACAGGTCAAACATATATTCCTAAGAGAACTTCGAGCATACTTTGCCACACCCTTGGCATACGTTTTTGTAGTCATCTTTCTGGCCCTGATGGGTGCCTTCACCTTTTACCTCGGCGGCTTCTTCGAGCGGGGCCAGGCAGACCTGCAGTCATTCTTCGTATGGCACCCTTGGCTCTACCTCTTCCTGGTGCCGGCACTCGGCATGCGTCTTTGGGCAGAAGAAAACAAAACGGGAACGATAGAGCTGTTACTGACTCAACCCGTTTCTATCGTTGAAGTCATGTCAGGAAAATTTTTCGCCGCCTGGACAATGATCGCTTTGTCTTTGGGGCTAACGTTTCCGATATGGCTCACAGTCAACATCCTTGGATCGCCAGACAACGGCGTGATTTTTTCCGCATATCTTGGAAGTTTACTGATGGCGGCGGCTTTTCTTGCTGTATCCACCGCTTTTTCTGCAATAACTAGCAACCAAGTCATTGCTTTTATTCTTTCCATAGTCTGCTGCTTCGTCTTTCTACTTTCAGGTTATCCGCTCGTCCTCGATTCTTTCCGAGGCTGGCTGCCAGATGTGGCTGTGTCAGCAATTTCCTACCTCAGCTTCTTGAGGCATTTTGATTCCAGCCTCAAAGGAATGCTTGATCTGCGCAGTATTGTCTTCTTCATAACATTCTCGTTCTTATGGCTTTGGATCGGCACGCGCATAGTTGCCTGTAAACGCGCTTAG
- a CDS encoding Gldg family protein → MSYNKFTNKYSVLTITSLFIGINLLAALALSHVRIDLTENKLNTLSKGTHNILESLETPVTLKYYVATEAMEAAPGLTGYAKQVESLLDEYQLLSKGQLKVEKINPLPFSEEEDDAVSAGLQGVLAGQGETLYFGLVAQANGPRQVISFFQPEREQFLEYDLSQLIYNVTHPEKKIVGVLSSLPLQGSFIPGQGMGSPVMLFEQLRSQFSVKHLPTSDLTIPKDIDILMVVNPHGLGEQALYAVDQYVLQGGQTMVFADPLSEDESQSFGQPNTETPAADDLLAQWGVRLRKDKLVGDPNLALQVSYRDAFNRMQTVRYLPWLSLGKQQYNTDEILVNQLGNINLASAGSIEQVEGISSTFVPLITSTSKAGLIEKAQVASNVDPGRLLTQFKPSNNPLVLAARVKGTFNTAFPDGPPEEPKKETETAPDGETDSEELKPKHISQGTQLANLIIIADSDLLQDRFWVQVNNFFGQQLVVPKAANLDLVTNALEILGGSPDLISVRSRGTYNRPFELVAEIQQNAEMQYRAKEQALRQKLEETEQKLNELQHQRQDASSAQLTAEQQQEVDKFVQEKVNTRKKLRDVRYDLRADIDDLEKTLKIVNIGLVPFMIFVGAFIGWVIRRQREREF, encoded by the coding sequence ATGAGCTACAATAAATTCACAAACAAATACAGTGTCCTAACAATAACCTCACTATTTATCGGCATTAACCTTCTAGCCGCCCTTGCATTGAGCCATGTCCGTATCGACTTGACCGAGAACAAGCTCAACACCCTCTCGAAAGGGACACATAACATCCTTGAAAGTCTGGAAACACCCGTCACTCTGAAATACTACGTTGCCACAGAAGCCATGGAAGCCGCTCCCGGACTTACTGGTTATGCGAAACAAGTAGAGAGTCTTCTGGATGAGTACCAACTGTTAAGCAAAGGACAACTGAAGGTAGAAAAAATCAACCCTCTACCCTTTTCGGAAGAAGAAGACGATGCCGTTTCAGCCGGGCTCCAAGGTGTTTTAGCAGGTCAAGGGGAGACCCTCTATTTTGGCCTGGTTGCTCAAGCAAATGGCCCTCGCCAAGTCATCTCTTTTTTCCAGCCAGAACGCGAACAGTTTCTCGAATATGATTTGAGTCAGCTCATATACAACGTGACTCATCCAGAGAAAAAGATCGTGGGTGTATTATCGTCTTTACCTCTTCAGGGAAGCTTTATTCCAGGCCAGGGAATGGGCAGCCCAGTCATGCTTTTTGAACAGCTACGCAGCCAATTTTCCGTCAAACATCTGCCAACGAGTGATCTGACAATCCCCAAAGACATTGACATCCTGATGGTGGTTAATCCCCATGGTCTAGGTGAGCAAGCTTTGTATGCAGTCGACCAGTATGTCCTACAAGGCGGACAGACTATGGTTTTCGCCGACCCATTGAGCGAGGATGAGTCTCAGTCCTTCGGGCAACCAAACACTGAGACACCAGCGGCTGACGACTTACTTGCACAATGGGGTGTTCGCCTCAGGAAGGACAAGCTCGTCGGTGATCCGAACCTGGCACTTCAAGTCAGCTACAGAGATGCTTTCAACAGGATGCAAACCGTCCGTTACCTACCATGGCTCTCACTCGGCAAGCAGCAATACAATACTGATGAAATCCTGGTGAATCAACTTGGCAACATCAACCTTGCCTCCGCAGGATCAATTGAGCAGGTGGAAGGCATTTCCTCCACTTTTGTTCCTTTGATTACAAGCACTTCTAAGGCGGGCTTGATCGAGAAGGCGCAAGTTGCCTCCAATGTTGACCCAGGAAGGCTTCTAACTCAATTCAAACCAAGTAACAACCCATTGGTTCTGGCGGCTCGGGTGAAAGGGACCTTCAATACTGCTTTTCCTGATGGCCCACCAGAAGAACCTAAAAAAGAGACAGAAACCGCACCCGATGGAGAGACTGACTCAGAGGAACTTAAACCGAAACACATCAGTCAAGGCACTCAACTCGCCAATCTCATCATTATTGCCGATAGTGACCTCTTGCAAGACCGGTTCTGGGTCCAGGTTAACAACTTCTTCGGGCAACAACTGGTAGTACCAAAAGCGGCGAACCTCGACCTGGTAACAAATGCACTCGAAATTCTGGGTGGGAGCCCCGACCTGATTAGCGTACGAAGCCGTGGTACATACAATAGGCCTTTTGAACTTGTCGCAGAAATTCAACAAAATGCAGAGATGCAATATCGTGCAAAAGAACAAGCCTTGAGACAAAAACTTGAGGAAACAGAGCAGAAGCTGAATGAGCTACAACATCAGAGGCAGGATGCTTCCTCTGCCCAGCTGACAGCTGAGCAACAGCAGGAAGTTGATAAGTTTGTACAGGAGAAAGTCAATACTCGGAAGAAGCTCAGAGATGTTCGATATGATCTTCGTGCCGACATAGACGACCTGGAGAAGACGCTGAAAATCGTCAACATTGGCTTGGTTCCCTTCATGATTTTCGTTGGCGCTTTTATTGGCTGGGTCATCAGGCGACAAAGAGAACGTGAATTTTGA
- a CDS encoding outer membrane beta-barrel protein yields the protein MFSTPVTWRQITIPLICSAVFLLSTQTAYSDESFQTIYFQAYVGAASFDENSMTFIESSDSDPDTIATTDLSSMPYLGFAAQFPLTPEETHFGIDASLLFGWRSDDSSVTAGNGQARVEIDTNLWLLDLSMGLYAQTAFGERWRLYGAVGPLLLFGSYSDDSKEENPAVSPVDVKKESSSDSAFGFGGYAKLGLEYALSSDNYVGIAVRGITTNLDFDSALDEDGLNGLQGFLTFTHVY from the coding sequence ATGTTTTCCACACCTGTTACTTGGAGACAAATAACAATCCCTTTGATCTGCTCTGCCGTTTTTTTGCTTTCAACACAAACGGCTTACTCCGACGAAAGTTTCCAGACCATTTATTTTCAAGCTTATGTCGGTGCCGCTAGCTTTGATGAAAATTCCATGACGTTCATTGAGTCTTCGGACTCTGATCCAGACACAATAGCCACAACAGACCTTTCTTCTATGCCATATCTAGGGTTTGCCGCTCAGTTCCCCCTCACCCCTGAAGAAACACATTTTGGTATAGATGCTTCTCTTCTATTTGGCTGGAGATCTGATGACAGTTCCGTAACAGCAGGGAACGGTCAAGCCAGGGTCGAAATTGACACGAATCTTTGGCTTCTCGATTTATCTATGGGCCTCTATGCCCAAACGGCTTTCGGTGAACGTTGGCGTCTTTACGGTGCAGTTGGCCCCTTGTTGTTGTTCGGGAGTTACTCAGATGACAGCAAAGAGGAGAATCCTGCTGTATCGCCAGTCGATGTAAAAAAAGAAAGCAGTAGCGATTCGGCATTTGGTTTCGGCGGGTATGCCAAGCTTGGGCTGGAGTACGCTTTATCTTCTGACAATTACGTAGGTATAGCGGTGCGCGGGATAACAACCAATCTAGACTTCGATAGCGCTCTTGACGAAGATGGATTAAATGGTCTACAGGGCTTCCTTACCTTCACACACGTATATTGA
- a CDS encoding FeoA family protein, whose amino-acid sequence MQYHLGQLSVGEKAIITGFVEGQKEYRAKLLAMGLTKGIELELTRVAPLGDPLEISIRGFSLSLRKAEASVVLVEKD is encoded by the coding sequence ATGCAGTACCATCTTGGGCAATTGTCGGTTGGTGAAAAAGCCATTATTACAGGCTTTGTAGAAGGGCAGAAAGAGTATCGTGCAAAGCTTCTAGCCATGGGCCTGACCAAAGGAATCGAACTGGAACTGACTCGCGTTGCGCCGTTGGGAGATCCTCTGGAAATAAGCATCCGAGGGTTTTCGTTGAGCCTTCGCAAAGCAGAAGCCTCTGTTGTCTTGGTGGAGAAGGACTAA